The proteins below are encoded in one region of Enhydrobacter sp.:
- the nudC gene encoding NAD(+) diphosphatase, translating to MERPRNPYSSAEIDRASHERENEERIIELASSGVARFVPIDTERNLISKAAGNPEAVFLQGMMARAVASTAEHHIFLGYVEGTPYFAVDVTGKETPLAELGEFVDLRQVGALLFAREGSILAYARGMTYWHRRHRFCGVCGSPTRVMRAGHVRVCTNESCKTEHFPRTDPAVIMLVHRGDKCLLGRGKQFPRGMHSTLAGFVEPGESFEDAVAREVYEEVRVRVRNVTYRSSQPWPFPASVMIGFHAEAESLEIEVNQDELASARWMSREELRPENLPKDGSFFMPRRDSIARRLIEEWLGHEAGPSIAG from the coding sequence ATGGAAAGACCGCGAAACCCTTATTCCAGCGCGGAAATCGACCGCGCCAGTCACGAGCGCGAGAACGAGGAGAGGATCATCGAGCTGGCTTCCTCGGGCGTGGCGCGGTTCGTGCCGATCGACACCGAGCGGAACCTGATCAGCAAGGCGGCTGGCAATCCGGAAGCCGTCTTCCTGCAGGGCATGATGGCGCGTGCCGTGGCGAGCACGGCCGAGCATCATATCTTTCTCGGCTACGTCGAGGGCACACCCTATTTCGCTGTCGATGTCACCGGCAAGGAAACGCCGCTCGCCGAGCTGGGCGAGTTCGTCGACCTGCGGCAGGTGGGCGCGCTCCTGTTCGCGCGCGAGGGGTCGATCCTGGCCTATGCCCGCGGCATGACCTACTGGCACCGCCGCCATCGCTTCTGCGGCGTCTGCGGCTCGCCGACCAGGGTGATGCGCGCCGGCCATGTCCGTGTCTGCACCAACGAAAGCTGCAAGACCGAGCATTTCCCGCGCACCGACCCCGCCGTCATCATGCTGGTGCACCGCGGCGACAAGTGCCTGCTGGGGCGCGGCAAGCAGTTCCCGCGCGGCATGCATTCCACGCTCGCAGGCTTCGTCGAGCCGGGCGAGAGCTTCGAGGACGCCGTCGCGCGCGAGGTCTATGAAGAGGTGAGGGTGCGCGTGCGCAACGTCACCTACCGCTCCTCTCAGCCCTGGCCGTTCCCGGCCTCGGTCATGATCGGCTTTCATGCCGAGGCCGAATCGCTCGAGATCGAGGTCAACCAGGACGAGCTCGCCAGCGCGCGCTGGATGAGCCGCGAGGAACTCCGGCCCGAGAACCTGCCGAAGGACGGCTCGTTCTTCATGCCGCGGCGCGACTCGATCGCCCGCCGGCTGATCGAGGAATGGCTGGGCCACGAAGCCGGCCCGTCGATCGCGGGCTGA